The following nucleotide sequence is from Clostridia bacterium.
ACCTTATTCACCTGATTGGCTTTGCGCTCTTAATCGTTCTGATGGTTATAATCACTTATCAAGACTTGCTCAAGATCTTTGGCTAGGGGTAGAACCAGTTGCGGAGAAGATCTATTCCCATCAGACTTGGAAACAAAGTGATTGGCGGGAATGCCCCTGTCTTGGTGCAATCAATGACCAATACCAGAACCGATGACGTAGCTACCACCATTAATCAGATTCACGAACTGGAGAAGGTAGGGTGTGAAGCGGTTCGGGTAGCGGTGCCTAATCTCGAGGCTGCCCATGCGTTACCGAGTATTAAGTCGGCTATCGGAATTCCCTTGATTGCCGATGTTCATTTTCGGGTCGAATTGGCTTTGGCTGCCATCGAGGCTGGAGTTGACGGTCTGCGAATTAATCCCGGTAATATTGGCTCTATTGAGCGGGTCAGGACCATTGTGGAGGCAGCCAAGAAGACCAATACTGTTATTCGCATTGGCGTTAATGCTGGGTCCTTAGAGAAGGACCTACTAGAAAAATACGGACAGCCGTGCGCTGAGGCCATGGTGGAAAGTGCTATAAGGTATGTCCGCCTATTTGAACGATGGAATTTCAAGAACCTCAAAATATCGCTTAAGGCTTCTGATGTGCATACCACAGTAACTAGTTATCGGCTTCTGGCGGAAAAGGTCCCGTATCCTTTGCACTTGGGCATTACCGAAGCTGGAACTCTTCTCTATGGAGCGGTCAAATCGGCCATCGGACTGGGTATTCTACTGGCCGAGGGTATAGGTGATACTATTCGCGTCTCCCTGGCCGGGGATCCAGTCCCAGAGGTTCGGGTTGCCTATATGATCTTAAGAGCTTTAAACCTTCGCCATCGAGGCATCGAGATTATTGCCTGTCCTACCTGCGGGCGTTGCCATATGGATGTTGCTCAGATTGCTGCTAAGTTGGAAGAACAACTAGCCGAAGTCTCTTGCCCCCTGACTGTAGCCGTAATGGGTTGCGAAGTCAATGGCCCCGGAGAGGCTCGCCAAGCCGATATCGGAGTCGCGGGAGGAAAGGAAATTGCAGTTATTTTCCAGAAAGGAAAGATCGTGGGGCGGGTACGAAAAGACCAAGTCATAACTGCTATGACAGAGAAGGTCAAGCAGCTCTGCAAGGAGGAAAGTAGGTTTGAAAGCAAGTGAACTAATGGCACCAACCTTGCGGGAGGTATCAGCAGATGCTGAAACTATCAGTCAGCAGCTTCTATTACGGGGCGGTTTTGTCCGCCGAGTCATGTCTGGAGTTTATACTTACCTCCCCTTGGGGTGGCGAGTAGTGCGGAAGATTGAGGCTATCGTTCGCCGAGAAATGGATCGGGCCGGGGCACAAGAAATTATGCTTCCCATTCTACAGCCAGCTGAGGTCTGGCGGGAAACCGGCAGGTGGGATGTGTATGGCGAGGAGATGTTTCGTCTAAAGGATCGCCGCAATCGGGATCTGTGCCTAGGGCCTACCCATGAGGAATTGATAACTGATTTGGCTCGGCGGGAGATAAAATCGTATCGGCAATTGCCGGTGATGCTCTACCAAGTGCAGAACAAGTACCGCGACGAATTGCGTCCTCGGGCGGGGCTAATAAGAGGCCGAGAATTTATTATGAAAGATCTATATTCCTTTGACCGGGATACCGCGGGGTTAGAAGTAAGCTACCGTAAAATGCTTGAGGCTTACCAGAGGGTATTTACCAGCTGCGGTTTGACTTTCCGCGTGGTGGAGGCCGATCCCGGGGCAATTGGGGGACACCGGTCACACGAGGTAGTGGCCCTAGTTGATTCCGGCGAAGCTGAGGTTGCATACTGTGATCGTTGTAGTTATGCTGCCAACTTGGAGACTGCTACCTCGGGGTCCACTCCTAAATCTTGGCCTGGGGTTAACCAAGGCGGAAAACCAAAGTTGGTTTCTACCCCTGGCGTCAAGTCCATAGAGGAAGTGTCTGATTTTTTGGGGGTGCCTTCCTGGCAAACCGTCAAGACCTTACTTTTTATAGCTGACGGGGAGCCGGTGGCCGCATTGGTTCGAGGTGACCGGCATGTCAGCGAATTCAAACTCCGGAGAGTCCTTGGCGCTGCTACCTTGGCTATGGCATCGGACCAAGAGACGGAAAGGTTGGTGAGGACCAAGCCTGGTTATCTGGGACCAGTTGGGCTCAATGGGATCAAAGTTATTGCGGATGCAGAGGTTCCGGCTCTCAGAAGTGTGGTAGTTGGAGCCAACCAGGAAGGATTCCACTTGGTCAATGTTGACCCAGGAGAGGATTTTATCTGGGATGAGGTCGCTGATATTCGCATAGTTCAGGCCGGCGATCCCTGCCCGCAGTGCGGTGGCCCCTTGGCTACGGTACGGGGCATTGAGGTTGGACACCTGTTCCAGCTGGGAACTAAATATACGAGCGCCTTAGGAGCCGTGTACACTGATGAAGCTGGTCGGGAGCAGCTTTTGGTGATGGGTTCTTACGGGATAGGGATCGGTAGGACTATGGCCGCTGTGGTGGAGCAACATCATGATGCTAACGGGATTATTTGGCCAGTGAATCTGGCACCTTTCCAAGTGGTAATTGTTACTACCAACCAACGCGCTCAGGCCCAAGTTGAGATTGCCAAGGAGCTTTATTTCCGTTTGAGTAAATTGGGCTGGGAGGTAGTTTGGGACGACCGGGATGAGCGGGCTGGAATTAAATTTGCTGATGCCGACCTCATTGGTTATCCAATTCGGGTGACAGTGGGGAAAAAAGTGGAGCAGGGGCAGGTTGATATTAAGTTAAGGAGCGAGAAGTCCGATACGTCCTGGTCGTGGGAAAGTGCTGTTGGGTATATAGATGGACTGTTACAGGATTCCCTTAAAGCCCTGAGTAGTTAAGCGGTACTATCTGGATACATATTGGGCTGGGCAATTTGGGACAGTAAAAGGCGGTGAGGTAGTCAGGAGATCTCAAAAGGGGTTACTTTATGAACGGAGCCCAAAGATTGCTTTTTGTCTCAGTGTTAGTGTGCTGGTTGGTTGTTGGTTGGGCGTGGGCGAGCGGTGACTTGGTGTGGGCAACAACCAACCCTATCTTCCAAGGTAAGGCCAATCATAAGTCCATAGCTCTTACCTTCAATGTGGATTGGGGACAGGAGTATTTACCGCAAATCTTGGATGTGCTAAAGGAACAAAGGGTTCGGGCGACTTTCTTCATCACCGGCCGATGGGGTGAACAGTTTCCTGAGCTAGTCAGGCGCACCGCTAGCGAGGGGCATCAAATTGGCAACCATGGCTACTTGCACCTTCATGTTAATCAAGCTACAGAGGCCCAAATTGTCTCTGACTTACGGCGTAGCCAGGCCGTGCTGGAGTCGATAGTGGGCAGGATCAGCCCCTTCTACGCCCCGCCTTACGGTGAATGTGAGCCTCATGTCGTTAAGGCGGCAGAGAGTATTGGGTACCGAACCGTCCTATGGACCATTGATACTGTGGACTGGAGGGAAGGAGCCAAGGCCAGTGAAATCATAAGCAAAGTAACCTCCCGGGCTCAGAATGGCGCCATAGTCTTGGCTCACCCGACTGCAGTCATGGCCGAGACCTTACCAGGCTTGATTGCAAAACTTAAAACCAGCGGTTACGACCTAGTAACTTTGTCCGAGATCGTAAGCTAGTTGTTTCAACCACTTTAAGATTGCGCTCAGGTGATTATTCTGTTTAGATGGATGGCCTTCCTAATATTGTTATCCCTTTTTTCAGTTTGGAGCACCCCTGCTTACGCAGGGACCGTTGACGGCCTTAACTTAAGTTCCGACTCCTATCTATTGATGGAGGCCGGGTCAGGGCAGGTTCTTCTCGGGCATAATGTCTTCAGCCCTCGCCACCCGGCTAGTACCACCAAGATTGTAACTGCCATTCTGATATGTGATTATGAAGAATGTCTACCTGAGATAGCTTTAGTTAACCGGGCAGCGGCTTTCTGTGCCGGATCAAGTATGGGGTTGAATCCTAACGAAAGAATAACTGTTCAGTCTTTGTTGTTTGGAGCCATGCTGCCTTCAGGTAACGATGCTGCTACTGCTTTGGCCTACCATATGGCCGGTGGCGAAGAATGGTTTGCCTGGATGATGAACCGCAAAGCTAGGTTGCTGGGAGCTGCTGATGCCTACTTCTGTAACCCTCATGGGCTCACTTGCTCGCGCCACCTGGCTTCGGCGTACGATTTGGCCACGATTACGCGGTACGCTCTTCAAAACCCGCATTTCCGCAATGCCGTAACGCGTAAGAGCAAAGTAGTTGCTTCTGTAGATGGAAGTCGAATTCACTACCTAGTCAACACCAATCGGCTACTATGGGAATGGCCGGATATAAGTGGAGTCAAGACGGGAACTACAGCTACGGCTGGAAAATGTCTGGTAGCATCGGCTGCTCGCTATCCTCGCGAGCTGATTGCGGTTGTCCTTAGGAGCGCTGACCGGTTCAACGATGCTCGAGAGCTCTTGCAATTAGGATTTGCTCAGTTTGATAGTATAAGCATCGGTACGGATACTCTGATTCAAGACTCTATCGGTGTGACTCAGGACAGAGCACTGGCAGCATTGAGGCCATTTTACTGGGCCTTTCCCATTTCCGAAGCCAAGGCGATAGAGAGAAGATTTCACTATCGACAGCGAAGGCTGGAGATCTTCTTCCGAGGGCGAATGCTGGATACGATTCCATTAGCCCCCAATCGGTTGAGGGTCAAATAAGGGCTAGCATAAGGAGGTAAGGTATGCATAACCGAGTAGTCCTTGACAACGGAATTAGAATCTTGTGCGAAGAGATCAAATCAGTACAGTCAGTTGCCATTGGCATATGGGTAGCTGCTGGCTCGCGATATGAGAAAGAAGAGGAGCAAGGAATATCTCATTTCCTTGAGCATATGTTCTTCAAAGGTACCCACAAACGTTCAGCTTTTGATATTGCCCAGAGTTTGGAATCAGTCGGAGGGCAACTCAATGCGTTTACGACTAAAGAATATACTTGTTACTACGCCCGGGTACTTAAGGAGCACTATCCACTAGCGGTGGACGTGCTCTTCGATATGCTCTTAAATTCCAAGTTCGATCCCGAAGACATTAGTAAGGAACAAAAAGTGATTCTTGAAGAGATCAACATGTACGAGGATTCTCCTGACGAGACTGTTCACGATCTTTTCGCCCAAGCCATATGGGATGGTCACCCGCTGGGGCGGCCAGTTCTGGGTTCCAAGGATTCAGTATCGCATATAAGCAGGGAGGACCTGCTGGCTTACATCGAAAGGTGCTACCAACCCTCGAGATTGATAATTTCTGTAGCTGGCGACACCACACCCGAAGAAACGTTGTCGCTTCTAGTACCCAGAGTAGAAGCTCTGGCTCCTCGCCTTCACGACTCCCATTCTGAGAGGCCCCAATCTCAAGGCCAGGTCAAAATAGTAAAAAAACCGACCGAACAAGTACAGATATGCTTAGGGGTTCCCGCCTTTTCTTTAAATGATGAGCGAATCTATGCCTTACAGGTCCTTAACAATGTTCTTGGCGGAGGAATTAGTTCTCGCCTATTCCAAGCTATCCGTGAAAACCGGGGTCTTGCCTACACGGTTTACTCTTATCATTCTGGGTATAGCGATTCTGGACTATTGGCCGTTTATGCTGGCACTAGCCCCCAAAGCGCTGTGGATGTGATTACTATGGCCCTAGACCAGATTAAAGACATCAAAGTCGACAGCATTAGCGATTCGGAACTCAAGCGAGCTAAGGACCAGATTCGGGGCAGTCTAATCCTTGGGCAGGAAAGTGTTACCAATCACATGAGCAGGCTGGGCCGAACCGAGTTGACTCATGGGCGGGTCATAACTGTCGAGGAGGTTATAGACCGGATACACTCAGTAAGTCTCGAGGATGTGGCCCAAGTAGCCCAGGAAGTTTTTGTTCCCGATCTTCTTTCGTTGGCTTGTATAGGCCCCATTAAGGATGAAGATGCAGGGCAAATGCAAGCTTTAGTCAAGGACGCCCCAATCTAAATCTTCTATGACTATGATAATTAGGATAAAAGGTGCCCTAGCAACCTTGACGAATACTTACATTGGTAACCGCAATTAAAACAGAATGGAGTGAACCGCCATGAGCAATGTACTTTACGACCTACTTTCTAACGTACCTATTCCTCCAGTTATCAAGATTAGGCAGCATTTTCCTGCTCAGCGTATAACCGATGTCCCTCAGGCGGTTAGAGAACAGCTGCAGCGCCCTGAGGTGCTATCAACGCTCAAACCGGGGCAACGAATCGCAGTTACCGTAGGCAGCCGAGGCATAGCCAAGTTGCCCGAGATTGTGGGGACGGTGGTGCAGTTTTTGAAGGATCAGGGTACCTCCCCCTTCATTATTCCCTGTATGGGCAGCCACGGTGGAGCCACCGCCCAAGGGCAAAGAGAGGTACTTGCCGGTCTGGGCATAACCGAAGATACTATGGGCGTGCCTATTCGGGCTAGCATGGAAACGGTAGAAATTGGCGTGACTACTAAGGGAATACCGGTCTACGTTGATAAGTTCGCCCATGAAGCAGATGGGATAGTGGTAATAAACCGGGTTAAGCCGCATACAGCTTTCCGCGGCCGTTATGAGAGCGGTCTCATGAAGATGCTTACCATTGGTCTAGGAAAACAACACGGGGCAGAAATCTGTCATGCAGCGGGTTTTAAATATATGCACGAAAATATGCCGGCTGCGGCAATGGTTATACTGGCCAAGGAACCAATTCTGTTTGGAGTGGCTACAGTAGAAAACGCTTACGATGAACCAATGTTGATTCGAGCCCTGACCAAAGAAGAGATTCCTGATCAAGAACCAGGGCTTTTAGAATTGGCCCGCGAAAATATGCCCCGCCTTCCTTTTGAACATATGGATGTCCTCATAGTCGACGAGATAGGAAAAAATATCAGCGGGGATGGTATGGATCCAAACGTAACCGGACGTTATGCTTCTCCCTACGCGTCAGGGGGGCCGGAAGTTGAAAAGATTGTGGTTTTGGATATAACCGATGAATCCCACGGGAACGGCAATGGTCTGGGCATGGCCGACTTTACTACCCAGCGGGCGTATAGGAAGTTTGATTTTCTTATGACTTATCCCAATGCTATTACTTCCACTCTAGCTAATACTGTTCGGGTTCCTATGGTTCTGGACAGCGACAGGCTGGCTATTCAGGCCGCTATCAAGACCTGTAACCGCTTAAACCATAGCCAAGTGGAGATGGTGAGAATCAAGAACACGTTGAAAGTATCAGAGATGCTGATTTCACCACCGCTTGTGGAGCCGGTTAAACAGTTACCCGACGTAGAAATTGTCTCCGGACCACAGCTGCTCGAGTTTGATGCCCAAAGCAATCTGTTGTAAGGGTTGCGGCTGCAAAACAGTTTACCTTTGCGCATGCACAGGTTTTGAGGCATTGCTTTTTCCTAAAGCATGCTTACGACCAAGCTGACGTACTCGTGGGGTTGGGAATATTGCGGCCATTGTAGAGGGTCATACCTTATGTCTGGGCCAATCTGCTTTTTAGCAGCTGCTTGTCCCAAGACGAAGGAAGAGAGGTGAGCAGACGGAAGGCCACGAGCCTCTCGGCCCAGCCGAAAGAGTCTTCATTATTCTAGCTACCAAGCGAACTTCTTCAGCGACATTCTGAAGGAGGAGAAGTGTCAAACCTGTTTACTATTGGCTACTCTGAACAAGTTGCGGGCTTGTGCGCTTCAGGCGGTTAGAAATATCGGTTGCCGTCTGCAGAAGATCATCTACCATCGCGGGGAGATTCTCATTCCGAAGCCTGGCTTTAGGAATAGTCATACTTATTGCGGCTACGCTTTCGCCTTGCGCATTCTGTATTGGGGCACCGATGCAGAACAGCCCCTCCTGAAATTCCTCGTCATCTATGGCATAGCCATTCTGCCTTACTTTCTCCAGTTCTGCCTTAATCTCCTTGATGGATGTTTTGGTCTTTCGCGTGCATGCCGGTAGCCTCTTCGAAATAATTCTCTCTGCCACCTCAGGCTGCATGTAGGCTAACAAGGCTTTTCCCAGTGAGGTGCAGTGGGGTGGAAATCTGGTTCCAACATCAAAATGGGGGCGCAAGATATGGCTGGAATCAATTTTGGTGATGTAAATAATGCTTTGACCCTGAAGATAAGCCAGGTTCACAGTTTCATTGTACTTCTTGACGAGCTTCTCCATATAGTACTTGGCTTCTTCTACCCAATGGAAGCTTTCCAGCATGGCCTTGCCGACACGGTACAGTCCAAAGCCGAGTCTATACTTATTGGTTCTTGGATTCTGTACCAAGTAGTCCTTTAATTCTAGGGTGTTCACTATCCTTTGCACTGTGCTTGGAGGAATACCAGTTCTTGCGCTCAGCTCATGAATTCCCAGTTCTGTGTTACTGGTGAGGAATTGCTCCAGGACCAAGAGCGTCTTTAGCGTGGATTTTATGTGCAGGCGGCCGTCGTCCATTGAGCACGCTCCCTTCTCAAGAGTTGCTCGTTCTACATCGCGGTATGCCCACCGGTGAGAATAGTATACCACTCCTGCGCGGAGATCCAGAGAAAGTTTCTGGGTTTTTAGCAGGAATTCCGCTGAGGGTGGCGAACATCAACACATAAATGGAACATATGATACCGCATCGCGGAATACACTGAATGGGGACGTGATTTTAAAGAAGGGGCGAGAGTCTGGGTAAATATGTCTTCAATGAAAGGGGTTATTGAGCCGGCAAATAGCCAGGAAGAAGCAGGCGGAGAGCCTGGTTAGAAAGGGAGTCCTGTGTAGAAGTTAGCCAGGTGCATTGCCAAAGATATTGCCGCGCTGACAAGACAAGACCACGGACGGAGGTGTATCTGATTGATTGAGATCAGGATCCACGGCAGAGGCGGTCAAGGCTCGGTAGTGACAGCGGAAATGCTGGCCATAGCTGCGTTCAAGGCTGGCAGATACAGCCAAGCTTTTCCATATCTGGGAGGTGGCGGAGAGCGAAGGGGAGCACCGGTCCAGGCCTTTTGCAGGATAGACGATAAGCCCATTCAACTAAAGTGCCAGATTAAAACGCCCGATTACCTGATAGTCCAGGATGTCAGCCTGTTTGAGGTGGTGGACATATTTGAGGGTTTAAAGGCGGGGGGCACGGTTTTAATTAACAGCACCAAAAGTGCCGAGGAGCTGGGCATTGCCACCAAGCAATTCAAGATATATCATTTTCCAGCCACCCAGGTAGCCCTGGAAACCCTGAAGCGGCCGGTAATGAATACGGCTATGTTGGGCGCTTTTGCTGCCCTCACCGGTCTTGCCGATCCGGACTCTTTGCGCTATGCAATCCGGCGGAAATTCCCTGACGAGATTGGCTCACGCAATGTTCTTGCGATGGAAAAAGCTTTCGAGCTTGCCCGGCAGAGTTTCGAGGGGGGTGTGGCTGGTGTCGCTTAATATCGGGGGCATCACCGAGGCAGGGCTGTCGAAAGGAAACAGGACCGGGGACTGGCGCTACTTCCTGCCGGTTGTCGACAGTAATAAATGCAATGGGTGCGGGACCTGTGAATTGTTTTGTCCGGACAGCAGCATTGAGATAAAGGAGAAAACGTGCGTAATTAACGTCCTTTACTGCAAGGGCTGCGGGATATGCGCTAGAGAATGCCCTCGATCCGCCATAACCATGCAGGCCGAAAGGGGTGCTTGAGTTGAACGATAAGGTGGAGAGCCGAGAAATCATGCAAGGCTCTGTTGCCATTGCCGAGACTGTACGTGCTGCTAAACCAGGAGTAATTGCCGCCTATCCCATCACTCCGCAAACCCACATTGTGGAGCACCTGGCGCGTTTGGTGGCCGCCGGCAGGTTGAAGAGCCAGTACATCACCGTCGATTCCGAGTTCTCGGCGGCATCGGTGCTCTGGGGTGCGGCCGCTGCCGGGGTGAGAAGCTACACCGCTTCCGCTTCCCAGGGGCTGCTCTTGATGACCGAGGTGATTTTCAACATGGCCGGGACCAGGCTTCCGGCGGTGTTCACCGCGGTTAATCGCTCCATCTCTCCCCCCATTAACATTCAGGTTGACCACCAGGATGCGATGACCGTGCGCGACTCCGGGATAATCCAGCTGTACGTAGAAAGCATTCAGGAGGCGGTGGACACTCACATTCAGGCCTTCAAAATTGCCGAAGACCGCGAGGTCTTGCTTCCAGCCATGGTTTGCATGGATGGTTGGATCTTAAGCCACGCTTACGAGCCGGTTACCCTCTGGAAAGAGGAAGCGGTGCAGGAATTCCTACCTCCCTTTGATCCGGTCTTCAAGGCCGATCCCCAAAATCCGGTGACCTTCGGAGCTCTGACCGACCCTGATAAAATCACGGAGTTCAAGTTCATGGTGCACGATGCCCTGATCAGGAGCAAGGAGAAGATCAGGAGGGTGGCCAGGGAATTCCAGGAGACGTTCGGCAATTACTACGGCGACCTCATCGAGGAAACCTACACTGAGGATGCCGATGTTATCCTGGTGGCCATGGGGTCCGTGGTCGGTACCATCAAGGTGGCCCTGGAGAGGATGCGCCAGGAAGGAAAGAAAGTGGGCCTGGTCAAGGTGAGGTCCTTTAGGCCTTTCCCGGACCAGGAATTAAGATCGGCTCTCTCCAAGGCCAAGCTGGTTTTAGTGCTAGATCGGAGCTTCTCCTGCAGTTCCGGGGGTATCCTGGGCGGGGAGATAAAATCCTGTCTATATGGCCAGGCTGGTCCTTTGGTGATGGACTACGCCATCGGCATCGGCGGGCGGGAAATCTTTCCGGAAACCGTAATCGATTTGGTTAACCAGAGCGAACTCTTGGCTGAAAAGGGCCAGATCCCTTCGAGCACGGTTTTCTACGGCCTCAACCAGGCGCTGTTATAGGAGGTTGGTCGATATGGAAGCACAAGCCCAAGCAAATTACTTGGCTCCTGGCCACAACGCCTGCCCGGGCTGCGGGGTGGCTATCGGGACAAGGCTTATTCTTAGGGCGGCCGGAAGAGATACCATTGTAGTCAGCCCCACCGGCTGTCTGGAAACGTTTACTTCCACCTACGGCCTTTCGGCCTGGGAGCTGCCCTGGGTCCATCCCCTTTTTGAAAATGCGCCCGCGGTGGCCAGCGGCATTGAGGCGGCACTGAAATACAAGGGCAATGACCACACCCACGTGGTAGTCATCGGCGGCGATGGGGCCACCTTTGACATCGGCTTCGGCTCCCTTTCCGGGATGCTGGAAAGGGAACACGATATCCTCTACGTCTGTTACGACAACGAAGCCTACATGAATACCGGCATCCAAAGGAGTGCGGCCACGCCCTACGGAGCGGTCACCAATACCACCCCCCTGGGCGAGCTGTCGCGCGGCGAGGCCCACTGGAAAAAGGACATGGTGGAGATAGTTCGCTCCCATAATATCCCTTATGTGGCCAGCGCTACCATTGGCTATCCTCATGATCTGATGAAAAAGGTAAAAAAGGGGATGCTGGTTAAGGGACCGGCCTACATTCATGTGATTACTCCTTGTAACCTGGGATGGGGGATTGACCCCGAGGAGACTGTGGCCTTAAGCCGCATGATTGTAAACACCGGCCTCTTCCCGCTGGTGGAGTACGAAAACGGCCGGCTCACCAGCGTGAGGAAGCTCAAGCAGGTGCTTCCGGTGGAAGAATACTTGAAGAAGCAGAAAAGGTTTGCCCACTTGTTTGAGGACGAGAATGCGGAAATGATCAAGGCCATCCAGACCTTCGCCGAGGCCAATATCCAAAAGTATGGTCTGGCCGGTGAGGAGCTATAGGAGGATAATGGTGCCATGGCCCCACCGCCAGAACTACGGCGGCTGTAAAGGGGGCCTAGCCGACATCATCATCGGTGCCACCTATGCCCTGGCCGAGGCCAACGGGGTGGCCAAGGCCTCCCACATCCGGGACAAGCTGGCGGAGATGATCCACCTTACCGAGACCATGTACCAGGGTTCCATCGCCTGCTCCGCCGAAGGCCATAAGCTCTCCTGCGGATCCTACTTCGTGGATCCGCTTCTGGCCAACGTCACCAAGCAGAACGTCACCCGTCACGTTTATGAGATTGCCCGCCTCTCCCACGACCTGGCCGGGGGCCTGATTGCCACCCTGCCCTCGGAGAAGGACTTTGAGCACCCCGAAATCGGCCCCTACCTGAAGAAGTACTTCCGGGGCAAGGCCGACTTTAGTACCGAGTACCGGGTCCGGATTGCCCGGCTCTTAGAGAACATGACCGGGGGCACCGCCCTGGTGGAGAGCATGCACGGGGCCGGCTCCCCCCAGGCCCAGAAAA
It contains:
- the ispG gene encoding flavodoxin-dependent (E)-4-hydroxy-3-methylbut-2-enyl-diphosphate synthase — translated: MRRRSIPIRLGNKVIGGNAPVLVQSMTNTRTDDVATTINQIHELEKVGCEAVRVAVPNLEAAHALPSIKSAIGIPLIADVHFRVELALAAIEAGVDGLRINPGNIGSIERVRTIVEAAKKTNTVIRIGVNAGSLEKDLLEKYGQPCAEAMVESAIRYVRLFERWNFKNLKISLKASDVHTTVTSYRLLAEKVPYPLHLGITEAGTLLYGAVKSAIGLGILLAEGIGDTIRVSLAGDPVPEVRVAYMILRALNLRHRGIEIIACPTCGRCHMDVAQIAAKLEEQLAEVSCPLTVAVMGCEVNGPGEARQADIGVAGGKEIAVIFQKGKIVGRVRKDQVITAMTEKVKQLCKEESRFESK
- a CDS encoding proline--tRNA ligase gives rise to the protein MKASELMAPTLREVSADAETISQQLLLRGGFVRRVMSGVYTYLPLGWRVVRKIEAIVRREMDRAGAQEIMLPILQPAEVWRETGRWDVYGEEMFRLKDRRNRDLCLGPTHEELITDLARREIKSYRQLPVMLYQVQNKYRDELRPRAGLIRGREFIMKDLYSFDRDTAGLEVSYRKMLEAYQRVFTSCGLTFRVVEADPGAIGGHRSHEVVALVDSGEAEVAYCDRCSYAANLETATSGSTPKSWPGVNQGGKPKLVSTPGVKSIEEVSDFLGVPSWQTVKTLLFIADGEPVAALVRGDRHVSEFKLRRVLGAATLAMASDQETERLVRTKPGYLGPVGLNGIKVIADAEVPALRSVVVGANQEGFHLVNVDPGEDFIWDEVADIRIVQAGDPCPQCGGPLATVRGIEVGHLFQLGTKYTSALGAVYTDEAGREQLLVMGSYGIGIGRTMAAVVEQHHDANGIIWPVNLAPFQVVIVTTNQRAQAQVEIAKELYFRLSKLGWEVVWDDRDERAGIKFADADLIGYPIRVTVGKKVEQGQVDIKLRSEKSDTSWSWESAVGYIDGLLQDSLKALSS
- a CDS encoding polysaccharide deacetylase family protein produces the protein MNGAQRLLFVSVLVCWLVVGWAWASGDLVWATTNPIFQGKANHKSIALTFNVDWGQEYLPQILDVLKEQRVRATFFITGRWGEQFPELVRRTASEGHQIGNHGYLHLHVNQATEAQIVSDLRRSQAVLESIVGRISPFYAPPYGECEPHVVKAAESIGYRTVLWTIDTVDWREGAKASEIISKVTSRAQNGAIVLAHPTAVMAETLPGLIAKLKTSGYDLVTLSEIVS
- a CDS encoding D-alanyl-D-alanine carboxypeptidase → MAFLILLSLFSVWSTPAYAGTVDGLNLSSDSYLLMEAGSGQVLLGHNVFSPRHPASTTKIVTAILICDYEECLPEIALVNRAAAFCAGSSMGLNPNERITVQSLLFGAMLPSGNDAATALAYHMAGGEEWFAWMMNRKARLLGAADAYFCNPHGLTCSRHLASAYDLATITRYALQNPHFRNAVTRKSKVVASVDGSRIHYLVNTNRLLWEWPDISGVKTGTTATAGKCLVASAARYPRELIAVVLRSADRFNDARELLQLGFAQFDSISIGTDTLIQDSIGVTQDRALAALRPFYWAFPISEAKAIERRFHYRQRRLEIFFRGRMLDTIPLAPNRLRVK
- a CDS encoding insulinase family protein, coding for MHNRVVLDNGIRILCEEIKSVQSVAIGIWVAAGSRYEKEEEQGISHFLEHMFFKGTHKRSAFDIAQSLESVGGQLNAFTTKEYTCYYARVLKEHYPLAVDVLFDMLLNSKFDPEDISKEQKVILEEINMYEDSPDETVHDLFAQAIWDGHPLGRPVLGSKDSVSHISREDLLAYIERCYQPSRLIISVAGDTTPEETLSLLVPRVEALAPRLHDSHSERPQSQGQVKIVKKPTEQVQICLGVPAFSLNDERIYALQVLNNVLGGGISSRLFQAIRENRGLAYTVYSYHSGYSDSGLLAVYAGTSPQSAVDVITMALDQIKDIKVDSISDSELKRAKDQIRGSLILGQESVTNHMSRLGRTELTHGRVITVEEVIDRIHSVSLEDVAQVAQEVFVPDLLSLACIGPIKDEDAGQMQALVKDAPI
- a CDS encoding DUF2088 domain-containing protein, with the translated sequence MSNVLYDLLSNVPIPPVIKIRQHFPAQRITDVPQAVREQLQRPEVLSTLKPGQRIAVTVGSRGIAKLPEIVGTVVQFLKDQGTSPFIIPCMGSHGGATAQGQREVLAGLGITEDTMGVPIRASMETVEIGVTTKGIPVYVDKFAHEADGIVVINRVKPHTAFRGRYESGLMKMLTIGLGKQHGAEICHAAGFKYMHENMPAAAMVILAKEPILFGVATVENAYDEPMLIRALTKEEIPDQEPGLLELARENMPRLPFEHMDVLIVDEIGKNISGDGMDPNVTGRYASPYASGGPEVEKIVVLDITDESHGNGNGLGMADFTTQRAYRKFDFLMTYPNAITSTLANTVRVPMVLDSDRLAIQAAIKTCNRLNHSQVEMVRIKNTLKVSEMLISPPLVEPVKQLPDVEIVSGPQLLEFDAQSNLL
- a CDS encoding IclR family transcriptional regulator — encoded protein: MDDGRLHIKSTLKTLLVLEQFLTSNTELGIHELSARTGIPPSTVQRIVNTLELKDYLVQNPRTNKYRLGFGLYRVGKAMLESFHWVEEAKYYMEKLVKKYNETVNLAYLQGQSIIYITKIDSSHILRPHFDVGTRFPPHCTSLGKALLAYMQPEVAERIISKRLPACTRKTKTSIKEIKAELEKVRQNGYAIDDEEFQEGLFCIGAPIQNAQGESVAAISMTIPKARLRNENLPAMVDDLLQTATDISNRLKRTSPQLVQSSQ
- a CDS encoding pyruvate ferredoxin oxidoreductase subunit gamma, which gives rise to MIEIRIHGRGGQGSVVTAEMLAIAAFKAGRYSQAFPYLGGGGERRGAPVQAFCRIDDKPIQLKCQIKTPDYLIVQDVSLFEVVDIFEGLKAGGTVLINSTKSAEELGIATKQFKIYHFPATQVALETLKRPVMNTAMLGAFAALTGLADPDSLRYAIRRKFPDEIGSRNVLAMEKAFELARQSFEGGVAGVA
- a CDS encoding 4Fe-4S binding protein, whose amino-acid sequence is MFLRWKKLSSLPGRVSRGVWLVSLNIGGITEAGLSKGNRTGDWRYFLPVVDSNKCNGCGTCELFCPDSSIEIKEKTCVINVLYCKGCGICARECPRSAITMQAERGA